Below is a genomic region from Candidatus Lernaella stagnicola.
AATCAAGACCGCATTCACGTACTCGGGTTGGCGGCGAGCCCGCGTCGCGAAGGTAACAGTGAGACACTGCTGGACGCCTTCTTGGACGGAGCCGTCTCCGCGGGAGCCGTTATCGAGAAAATTCGCTTGGCGGAGCGGAAGATCGCTCCGTGCATTGCATGCGAAAAATGCTACGAGACAGGCGTCTGCTGCCTGCAAGACGACGCCGCCGATATCCTCGAAAAACTGCTGGTTGCCCACGTGATTGTCCTGGCGACCCCAGTGTATTTCTATTCCGTCACGACCCAAGCCAAATTGTTGATTGACCGCTGCCAGGCTCTTTGGGCGCGGCAGGAGTTACTTGGCCAAACGCGCCGGCACCGTTCCAAGGGGGTCCTTTTAGCGGTAGCCGGTAGCCGGGGTGAGAAGCTTTTCGACGGCGTGCGCTTGACGACGAGGTATTGGATGAACACGTTTCTGGCTGACTTGGTTGCCGAACGCGTGTTTCGCGGCGTAGATGATCGTGACGGTTTCTGTCGCCGTGCAGCAGATCTTGAGGACGTTCGGCGGCTGGGAAAAAGCGTCGCGGAAGAAATCATCTAGGAACCAGAGAAATAGGAGAAAAGCTATGACGCAAATCGAAGTCGGCAAAAAAGCCCCTAATTTTGAACTCCCCGACGCCAATGGCAAGCAGGTGCGGCTCTCGGACTTCCACGGAAAAAAAGTAGTGCTTTACTTTTATCTGAAAGACAACACGTCCGGTTGCACCAAAGAGGCGTGTAGCTTTCGCGATCACAGCGGCGCCTTTCATAGGCGGGGCGCCGTGATCATCGGCATCAGCCCCGACAGCGAGAAGAGCCACCAAAAGTTTATCGAAAATTTCGACCTGCCGTTCACGCTGTTGGCCGACACGGAACGCCGCGCGGCGGAGAGTTACGGCGTGTGGAAAAAAAAGGGCATGTCCGGCAAAAAGGACATGGGCGTCGAGCGGTCGACGTTCATCATCGACGAAACCGGCATTCTGATTGAAGAGCATCGCGAAGTGAGTGTTCCCGGTCACGTCGAGGCGATGCTGTCGGCGATAACTGGATAGACGATTTTAGTTGAGCGTCGCCGTGGCAAAGGGCGGCAGCGGGCAGTCCAGCGAAAAGGATATCAACCGCAGCAACTCGGCTTCCTGCATCGTGATCTTCTCGTCGGCGAGCGCGCAATGCGCCGCGGCGTCCAACACGGTTTCCTTCACTTTGGGAAAAGCGCGAGACAGACGCATCAGCGCCGTGCCCAACGCGCCGAAATCGAATCCCGCACCCACCGCGAATTCAGGAGTCGCGAGGGGGAAGTTCGCGAGACGCGCCGCACCCTTGGCAAACGCAACCTCTGCCGCCGGCGGGTCATCCGCCTGGCCGGCCTGAGCTATCGCACGCAGGAGGGCGGCGACTTCGTTGCGCAGCGGTTTGAGTGAACGATAAGACATCGAGGGGGCACCGCCTTTTGCCTGACTGAGGCGGTGAGTGACCAGCCAGTGCAGGGAAAATTCGTTCAAGGCGAGTTTCCCGTCCGCCATCACGAGTTGCTCCAGCGTATGCGTGAAGCTCGACAACGCCGGCACGTCCAATTCACGCAGCGCGGGCAGCGCGAGGTCAGCCAACGGTAACCGCTGCGCCTTGGATAAGTCGGCGGTTTGCAAGTGTCGCGCGGCCACGTCCCGCGAAAACTTTTCGTCTTCGGCCTTGGTCAATATCCTCAACTGTTTCTCTCGTTCGTCGGCGTCATCGTCGAGGAGCAGAGCGAAGATCACCTGTTGCGCGCCCCGTGGGGTTTCACATTGCGAGCGCAGATCAGTTGGTATGCCGCGTACGAGCGCCACCGCGATGGCAACCTGTGCTTCGCGCACGGTACCGACTTGCGTAACGATGTCTTCCGGCTTGACGGCGGTCGGCGCGCCGGGACCAAAACCGGAGACGGCGGCTTCGAATCCCGCCGTCGGTCCAGAGGAAGCGGCGGCCGGTTTCGCGTCCATCGCCTTGAAATCGGCGTCAATGCGGCTGATGCGGTCGGCCAGGGGCGGGTGTGTGGCCAATATGAATGACAGCCACGGCTTGCGATCCTCGCCGAAGAACATGTGACTGGCCTGTCGGGCTTCCGGGGTTTCGATGGCCGAACCGATACCGCCGATTTTCTTGAGTGCACCGGCGATGCCGTCGGGGTTACGCGTGAATTGAACCGACGAGGCATCGGCGAGGAATTCTCGCTGACGCGAAACGGCGGCTTGGATAACGCGGCCGATGAAAGTGCCGATATAGCCGATCAAAAGCAATCCTAAGCCGAGCAGCATAATCGCCCCGGCGCCCTTGTTGCGGCGTGAAAAACGCATGCTGTGCAGCATGTGGACGCCGATGATGCCGAGCACCAAGATGCCGAACACGATGCCGATCAGCTTGATATTCAACCGCATGTCGCCGTTGAGGATGTGGCTGAATTCGTGCCCGATGACGCCTTGCAGTTCTTCGCGGTTTAGCTGCTCCAGCGTGCCGCGGGTAACAGCCACGACGGCGTCATTGGGCGAGTGTCCCGCCGCGAAAGCGTTGATGCCGGCTTCATCGTCCAGCACGTAGGCCGGAGGGACAGGCGTGCCGGCGGCAATCGCCATCTCTTCCACGACGTTGAGCAGGCGGCGTTCGTGCCGGTTGGTCGTGTTTTGGGGAACGCGACGGCCCCCCAGCATCTCGGCGACTTTTTCTCCGCCGCCGCGCAGCGAGGTTGTTTTGTAGAGACTGGCGAGGGCCACGAGGCCGATCACGGCCGCCGCGACAATGGCGAACACGACCGGATCCCACCACGGCACGAGTTCGGCTTGGTCGCTCGTATCCGACATGAAGAACACGAACATGGTCAGGAAGTAGACGGCCACGACGATCAAGGCGACCGCCAATAGGAAAAGCAGCAGCAACCAAATCGTACGTTTGCGTGCGCGTTCTTGATGGTCAAAAAAGTTCATCACGCGCGGACGGACGTCGGCCATAGCGACGGACCTCCTGAGAGGGTGGCTTAGCTGAAAGAGACTTTGGGCGCCTTGCGTTCCTCGGCTGATTCAATCGGCTCGAGCAACTCGGCGGCGGTGAAGCTGAACATGCCCGCCACGACGCTGTTCGGGAATTTCTCGCGGCCGATGTTGTACACCGTGACCGCGTCATTGAAAGCCTGGCGTGCGAAGGCGACCTTGTTCTCGGTCGACGTCAACTCTTCCTGCAGTTCCAGGACATTCTGGTTAGCCTTCAGGTCCGGATAGGACTCCGACAGCGCGAAAAGGCGACCCAACGCACCGGTCAGCATGCCTTCGGCTTGCATCAAGCCGCTCATGGCTCCGGGTTCGCCTGGATTGGCCGACGCTTTTTGGTTGGCGGAAACCGCGGTGTTGCGGGCTTGAATGACTGCTTCAAGTGTTTCGCGCTCGTGTGCCATGTAGCCCTTGACGGCTTCGACGAGATTCGGAATTAAGTCGTAACGTCTCTTGAGTTGCACGTCGATTTGCGCGAAGGCATTTTTGAAACGGTTGCGCAAGGTCACGAGGTTATTGTAGACGGACACGAAGAATAATACTAAAGCGACGACGAGAACGCCGATTACGATAGCTGTAATCAACATATGAACCCCCTATTTAGGTGTGATGATCGATACAAATTAAGACACCACTACGAGGTGACGGTTCCGTCTCCCGCCAAGAATATAGGACGCCTGGGACGAGACGTAAACCGAGTTCTAGCTTTCAACGCCGGTTAGGTTGGGAACTTCGGGTAGCTCGTCGGAGCGCGTGAGTTCCAGCACGTCGATCAAAGCTTCCGGGTCGTTGTAGAAAACCGCGCCCGCGCCTTCGAAGAAACAATGCTTTTCCACGAGGTGAATCGACAGCTCAGTGAAACGTACGGCGCGCCCCGTGCGCAAGCTCTTCACCGTGTACACCGTTTTTTGAAACATA
It encodes:
- a CDS encoding flavodoxin family protein, with protein sequence MNQDRIHVLGLAASPRREGNSETLLDAFLDGAVSAGAVIEKIRLAERKIAPCIACEKCYETGVCCLQDDAADILEKLLVAHVIVLATPVYFYSVTTQAKLLIDRCQALWARQELLGQTRRHRSKGVLLAVAGSRGEKLFDGVRLTTRYWMNTFLADLVAERVFRGVDDRDGFCRRAADLEDVRRLGKSVAEEII
- a CDS encoding peroxiredoxin, which produces MTQIEVGKKAPNFELPDANGKQVRLSDFHGKKVVLYFYLKDNTSGCTKEACSFRDHSGAFHRRGAVIIGISPDSEKSHQKFIENFDLPFTLLADTERRAAESYGVWKKKGMSGKKDMGVERSTFIIDETGILIEEHREVSVPGHVEAMLSAITG
- a CDS encoding M48 family metallopeptidase — its product is MADVRPRVMNFFDHQERARKRTIWLLLLFLLAVALIVVAVYFLTMFVFFMSDTSDQAELVPWWDPVVFAIVAAAVIGLVALASLYKTTSLRGGGEKVAEMLGGRRVPQNTTNRHERRLLNVVEEMAIAAGTPVPPAYVLDDEAGINAFAAGHSPNDAVVAVTRGTLEQLNREELQGVIGHEFSHILNGDMRLNIKLIGIVFGILVLGIIGVHMLHSMRFSRRNKGAGAIMLLGLGLLLIGYIGTFIGRVIQAAVSRQREFLADASSVQFTRNPDGIAGALKKIGGIGSAIETPEARQASHMFFGEDRKPWLSFILATHPPLADRISRIDADFKAMDAKPAAASSGPTAGFEAAVSGFGPGAPTAVKPEDIVTQVGTVREAQVAIAVALVRGIPTDLRSQCETPRGAQQVIFALLLDDDADEREKQLRILTKAEDEKFSRDVAARHLQTADLSKAQRLPLADLALPALRELDVPALSSFTHTLEQLVMADGKLALNEFSLHWLVTHRLSQAKGGAPSMSYRSLKPLRNEVAALLRAIAQAGQADDPPAAEVAFAKGAARLANFPLATPEFAVGAGFDFGALGTALMRLSRAFPKVKETVLDAAAHCALADEKITMQEAELLRLISFSLDCPLPPFATATLN
- a CDS encoding LemA family protein translates to MLITAIVIGVLVVALVLFFVSVYNNLVTLRNRFKNAFAQIDVQLKRRYDLIPNLVEAVKGYMAHERETLEAVIQARNTAVSANQKASANPGEPGAMSGLMQAEGMLTGALGRLFALSESYPDLKANQNVLELQEELTSTENKVAFARQAFNDAVTVYNIGREKFPNSVVAGMFSFTAAELLEPIESAEERKAPKVSFS